From one Cyanobacterium stanieri PCC 7202 genomic stretch:
- a CDS encoding uridylate kinase (PFAM: Amino acid kinase family~TIGRFAM: uridylate kinase~COGs: COG0528 Uridylate kinase~InterPro IPR011817:IPR015963:IPR001048~KEGG: cyc:PCC7424_2697 uridylate kinase~PFAM: aspartate/glutamate/uridylate kinase~PRIAM: UMP kinase~SPTR: Uridylate kinase;~TIGRFAM: uridylate kinase): protein MIYQRVLLKLSGEALMGNLGYGIDPKVVADIAQDIAQVVQEKVEVAIVVGGGNIFRGVKASAAGMDRATADYVGMIATVMNAMTLQDALERINIPTRVQTAIAMQEVAEPYIRRRAIRHLELGRVVIFGAGSGNPFFTTDTTAALRAAEIDAQVIFKATKVDGVYDSDPVKNPDARLYKSLNYNHVLTEDLRVMDGTAIALCKENNIPIVVFNLAERGNIIRAIKGESIGTIIGGSYDVN, encoded by the coding sequence ATGATTTACCAACGGGTTTTACTGAAGTTAAGCGGTGAAGCATTAATGGGTAATTTAGGTTATGGTATAGACCCTAAAGTGGTTGCCGATATTGCCCAAGACATTGCACAGGTTGTACAAGAAAAAGTCGAGGTCGCTATTGTCGTTGGTGGGGGTAATATTTTTAGGGGTGTCAAAGCATCCGCCGCAGGGATGGATAGAGCAACGGCTGACTATGTCGGCATGATTGCCACTGTGATGAATGCCATGACATTACAAGATGCTTTAGAAAGAATTAATATTCCTACTAGAGTCCAAACTGCGATCGCAATGCAAGAAGTAGCCGAACCTTATATTCGCAGACGTGCCATTCGTCACCTAGAATTAGGAAGAGTCGTTATATTTGGTGCTGGTTCAGGAAATCCCTTTTTTACCACCGATACCACCGCAGCATTACGGGCGGCGGAAATAGATGCCCAAGTCATTTTTAAGGCGACGAAAGTTGATGGTGTCTATGATAGTGATCCCGTGAAAAACCCTGATGCCCGTCTTTATAAAAGTTTGAACTACAACCATGTTTTAACTGAAGATTTGAGAGTGATGGATGGAACGGCGATCGCCCTTTGCAAAGAAAACAATATCCCCATTGTGGTGTTCAACCTTGCCGAACGTGGTAATATCATTCGTGCAATCAAAGGTGAATCCATAGGTACAATTATAGGAGGTTCTTATGACGTTAATTGA
- a CDS encoding ribosome recycling factor (PFAM: Ribosome recycling factor~TIGRFAM: ribosome recycling factor~COGs: COG0233 Ribosome recycling factor~InterPro IPR015998:IPR002661~KEGG: cyt:cce_3592 ribosome recycling factor~PFAM: ribosome recycling factor~SPTR: Ribosome-recycling factor;~TIGRFAM: ribosome recycling factor) produces MTLIDDLKANMQKSVERTQQDFNTIRTGRANASLLDKIMVDYYGADTPLKTIAGISTPDATTILIQPFDRGSMAQIEKAISLSDIGLTPNNDGQVIRLNIPPLTAERRQEFVKLAGKYAEDGKVSVRNHRRDAIDKVRKQEKNSDISEDESRDLQDEIQKVTDMFTGKIDELLAVKEKELTSI; encoded by the coding sequence ATGACGTTAATTGATGATTTAAAAGCCAATATGCAAAAAAGTGTCGAAAGGACACAACAAGACTTTAATACTATTCGCACAGGTAGGGCTAACGCCAGTTTACTCGACAAAATTATGGTGGACTACTATGGGGCAGACACCCCCCTAAAAACCATCGCTGGTATCAGCACCCCCGATGCTACTACCATCTTAATTCAACCTTTTGACCGTGGTAGTATGGCTCAAATTGAAAAAGCCATTTCCCTATCTGATATTGGTTTAACCCCCAACAATGACGGGCAAGTAATTCGTCTCAACATCCCCCCCCTCACGGCCGAACGTCGTCAGGAATTTGTTAAACTAGCAGGGAAATATGCCGAGGATGGTAAAGTTTCTGTACGTAATCACCGTCGAGATGCCATCGATAAAGTAAGAAAACAAGAAAAAAATAGTGATATTTCCGAAGATGAATCCCGAGATTTACAAGACGAAATTCAAAAAGTAACTGATATGTTTACAGGTAAAATTGATGAACTTCTTGCAGTTAAAGAAAAAGAATTAACCAGCATTTAA
- a CDS encoding oxidoreductase domain protein (PFAM: Oxidoreductase family, NAD-binding Rossmann fold; Oxidoreductase family, C-terminal alpha/beta domain~COGs: COG0673 dehydrogenase and related protein~InterPro IPR000683:IPR004104~KEGG: cyh:Cyan8802_1558 oxidoreductase domain protein~PFAM: oxidoreductase domain protein; Oxidoreductase domain~SPTR: Oxidoreductase domain protein) produces the protein MINIAILGAGRWGNHFIRIFLNDPDVKLVAICEQRQEQLILIQDKYKINSSEIKLLKDYQEIKKINNLDAVIITTPAIYHYDLIKDLLEHQYQILSEKPLTTNSFQAKELTELANSKNLTLFVDHTYLFNPLIQRLKKEITEEKIGSLKYGYASRTHADAIRKDVNVIWDLAIHDISIFNYVLGQKPTHVKAEGQNFLSHDLIDMAWLKLFYPSGFVATIHVSWLNADKQRRLTMVGEKGSFVFDEMMPQSPLTLYQANINQNSSPMSVDGYNTEKIDFASFNTLQIMGDRFLSAIKTNKQEKISTGEFATELIQILEALDLSLQSNNSMVTVNYK, from the coding sequence ATGATTAATATTGCTATTTTGGGGGCAGGACGTTGGGGAAATCACTTTATTAGGATTTTTCTTAATGATCCTGATGTTAAATTAGTAGCAATTTGTGAACAAAGACAAGAACAATTAATTTTAATTCAAGATAAATACAAGATTAATTCTAGCGAAATAAAACTACTAAAAGATTATCAAGAAATTAAAAAAATAAATAATTTAGATGCTGTAATAATAACCACTCCAGCTATTTATCACTATGATTTAATAAAAGATTTACTAGAGCATCAATATCAAATATTATCAGAAAAACCTCTTACCACAAATTCATTTCAAGCAAAAGAATTAACAGAATTAGCTAATAGCAAAAATTTAACTTTATTTGTTGATCATACTTATTTATTTAATCCTCTCATCCAAAGATTAAAAAAAGAAATTACAGAGGAAAAAATCGGCTCTCTCAAATACGGTTATGCTTCCCGTACCCATGCCGATGCCATTAGAAAAGATGTTAACGTCATTTGGGATTTAGCCATCCACGACATTTCGATTTTTAATTATGTTTTGGGGCAAAAACCTACTCATGTGAAAGCAGAAGGACAAAATTTCCTCTCCCATGATTTGATTGATATGGCATGGTTAAAATTATTTTATCCCAGTGGTTTTGTGGCAACCATTCACGTTAGTTGGTTAAATGCTGATAAACAAAGAAGATTAACCATGGTGGGGGAAAAAGGTAGTTTTGTTTTTGATGAAATGATGCCCCAATCACCTTTGACTCTCTATCAGGCAAATATTAACCAAAATTCATCACCCATGAGCGTAGATGGTTATAATACAGAAAAAATCGATTTTGCTTCTTTTAATACTTTACAGATAATGGGCGATCGCTTTTTATCCGCTATCAAAACAAATAAGCAAGAAAAAATATCCACAGGAGAATTTGCCACCGAATTAATTCAAATCCTCGAAGCCTTGGATTTATCTTTACAAAGTAATAACTCTATGGTGACAGTTAATTACAAATAG
- a CDS encoding sugar fermentation stimulation protein (PFAM: Sugar fermentation stimulation protein~TIGRFAM: sugar fermentation stimulation protein~COGs: COG1489 DNA-binding protein stimulates sugar fermentation~InterPro IPR005224~KEGG: cyt:cce_2616 sugar fermentation stimulation protein~PFAM: sugar fermentation stimulation protein~SPTR: Sugar fermentation stimulation protein homolog;~TIGRFAM: sugar fermentation stimulation protein), with product MNDSYLYKYPPLKSGILLKRYKRFLADIQLDTGEVITAHCANTGPMIGVCEVGSRVQVSHSDNPKRKLAHSWEMIELGEKQKVWVGINTGLPNKIVKIALENNLIAELAGQYDTVKSEVKFGHDQKSRIDFVLTGNDHQKPIYLEVKNTTLTHDNVALFPDTETTRGQKHLKELIALTDEAIPVMLYFINRSDCDFFAPGRKYDPKYGELFDEAREKGVKILPCRFDVSPEGVKYLGLATICN from the coding sequence GTGAATGATTCCTATCTTTATAAATATCCTCCCCTAAAATCAGGAATACTTCTAAAAAGATACAAAAGATTTTTAGCTGATATTCAATTAGATACAGGAGAGGTAATAACTGCCCATTGTGCCAACACAGGCCCGATGATAGGGGTGTGTGAAGTGGGCAGTCGGGTACAGGTATCCCACAGTGATAACCCCAAAAGAAAACTCGCCCACAGTTGGGAAATGATTGAGTTGGGAGAAAAACAAAAAGTATGGGTGGGCATTAATACAGGTTTACCCAATAAGATTGTCAAAATTGCCCTCGAAAATAATTTAATTGCGGAATTGGCAGGTCAATATGACACGGTTAAAAGTGAGGTAAAATTTGGGCATGACCAAAAAAGTCGTATTGATTTTGTTTTGACAGGAAATGACCATCAAAAACCCATTTATTTGGAAGTCAAAAATACTACCCTTACCCATGATAATGTCGCTCTGTTTCCTGATACAGAAACCACCAGAGGACAAAAACATCTCAAGGAATTAATTGCCCTTACGGATGAGGCGATTCCTGTAATGCTTTATTTTATCAATCGTAGTGACTGCGATTTTTTTGCCCCTGGGAGAAAGTATGATCCTAAATATGGGGAATTGTTTGATGAGGCGAGGGAGAAGGGGGTGAAAATTTTGCCCTGTCGTTTTGATGTATCTCCAGAGGGGGTTAAATATTTGGGATTGGCTACTATTTGTAATTAA
- a CDS encoding hypothetical protein (KEGG: cyh:Cyan8802_0343 putative transmembrane anti-sigma factor~SPTR: Putative transmembrane anti-sigma factor), whose translation MSNHSYPIDKCTFELLSAYLDGEVTSAQRKEVQELLAQDPEAQGLYRRLLALRQEINSLPIPKPEYTSKQVCDGVFSQLDKEEKHKKRLVIGGSAIAITVLATIGGLFTGNRNPIWQMAQQNTPEEESLMIALNEPLIDLPASANEEVINIHLGQSLLDMINEP comes from the coding sequence ATGTCTAATCACTCTTACCCTATCGATAAATGTACTTTTGAACTCCTCAGCGCTTATTTAGATGGGGAGGTGACCTCGGCACAAAGAAAAGAAGTACAAGAATTACTAGCCCAAGATCCTGAAGCTCAAGGGCTTTATCGTCGTTTACTCGCCCTACGACAAGAAATTAATAGTTTACCTATTCCTAAGCCTGAATATACCTCTAAACAGGTGTGTGATGGTGTATTTTCTCAATTAGATAAGGAAGAAAAGCATAAGAAGCGTTTAGTGATTGGGGGCAGTGCGATCGCCATTACCGTTTTAGCTACCATTGGTGGACTATTCACGGGAAATCGTAACCCCATTTGGCAAATGGCACAACAAAATACCCCAGAGGAAGAAAGTTTAATGATTGCTCTCAATGAGCCTTTAATTGATTTACCTGCTAGTGCCAATGAAGAAGTTATTAATATCCATCTTGGTCAATCTTTGTTGGATATGATCAATGAACCTTAA
- a CDS encoding RNA polymerase, sigma subunit, ECF family (PFAM: Sigma-70, region 4; Sigma-70 region 2~TIGRFAM: RNA polymerase sigma factor, sigma-70 family~COGs: COG1595 DNA-directed RNA polymerase specialized sigma subunit sigma24 homolog~InterPro IPR014284:IPR007627:IPR013249:IPR000792~KEGG: ana:alr3280 RNA polymerase sigma factor RpoE~PFAM: sigma-70 region 2 domain protein; Sigma-70 region 4 type 2~SPTR: RNA polymerase sigma-70 factor;~TIGRFAM: RNA polymerase sigma factor, sigma-70 family): MVSSISLSWSSLSIALPKQRVKIDQLSNTDLILRCQEGNKPDRVAFTELLNRYQPYVDKILYNLAPDWHDRPDLAQEVWIRVYKNIQRLQEPSKFKGWLSRITTNLFYDQLRKRKRHAPPLSLDASISRGDDDDLKWEIPSDVPLPEDNLSTVEFYDLLNRAIADLPETFRVTIILREIQGLSYEEIAEITQVSLGTVKSRIARARNRLQLLLKPYLENQN; encoded by the coding sequence ATGGTATCCTCTATTTCGTTATCATGGTCTAGTTTATCAATTGCTTTACCAAAACAAAGAGTGAAAATCGACCAACTCTCAAACACAGACCTAATATTGCGTTGCCAAGAGGGCAATAAACCTGATCGGGTGGCGTTTACAGAGCTACTTAACCGCTATCAACCTTATGTTGATAAGATTCTCTATAATTTAGCTCCTGACTGGCACGATCGCCCCGATCTTGCTCAGGAGGTATGGATTAGAGTCTATAAAAATATTCAACGTCTCCAAGAACCTAGTAAATTTAAAGGCTGGTTGAGTAGAATTACGACCAATTTGTTTTATGATCAATTACGGAAACGAAAACGCCATGCTCCCCCTCTATCTTTGGATGCTTCTATTAGCCGTGGTGATGATGATGATTTAAAATGGGAAATTCCTTCTGATGTTCCTTTACCTGAAGATAATTTAAGTACCGTTGAATTTTATGATTTGTTGAACCGTGCGATCGCCGATCTTCCTGAAACCTTCCGAGTCACTATTATTTTAAGGGAAATTCAAGGCTTGAGCTATGAAGAAATCGCCGAAATTACCCAAGTGTCTCTGGGAACTGTAAAATCGAGAATCGCTAGAGCGAGAAACCGATTACAGCTTTTGTTAAAACCATATTTAGAGAATCAAAATTAA
- a CDS encoding signal recognition particle subunit FFH/SRP54 (srp54) (PFAM: SRP54-type protein, GTPase domain; SRP54-type protein, helical bundle domain; Signal peptide binding domain~TIGRFAM: signal recognition particle protein~COGs: COG0541 Signal recognition particle GTPase~InterProIPR003593:IPR004780:IPR013822:IPR000897:IPR 004125~KEGG: cyh:Cyan8802_0589 signal recognition particle protein~PFAM: GTP-binding signal recognition particle SRP54 G- domain; GTP-binding signal recognition particle SRP54 helical bundle; Signal peptide binding (SRP54) M- domain protein~SMART: AAA ATPase~SPTR: Signal recognition particle protein;~TIGRFAM: signal recognition particle protein): MFDALAERLEDTWKKLRGQGKISQSNIQDALQEVRRALLEADVNFQVVKSFVAEVEKNALGAEVISGVNPQQQFIKIVYDELVKVMGESNVPLAKAEKAPTVILMAGLQGTGKTTATAKLALYLQKQKRSCLMVATDVYRPAAIDQLITLGEQIKIPVFELGSDANPVEIARQGVVSAQEQGIDTVIIDTAGRLQIDQEMMGELSQIKSTVNPDEVLLVVDAMTGQEAANLTRTFHEEIGITGAILTKMDGDSRGGAALSVRTISGKPIKFIGVGEKVEALEPFYPDRMASRILNMGDIVSLVEKAQEELDIGDVEKMQRKMMEAKFDFNDFLKQMRLLKNMGSFAGVMKLIPGMNKIGAGALEKGESQLKITESIINSMTKQERENPELLAKSPSRRRRIAQGSGHQEKEVSRLISDFTRMRSMMQQMTTGGGFPGMPGMGGMPGMGGLGGMFGGNAPMPGSRAKGGGKPKKKKKKRGFADL; encoded by the coding sequence ATGTTTGATGCACTAGCAGAGCGTTTAGAAGATACATGGAAAAAATTGCGTGGTCAGGGAAAAATCTCGCAATCAAATATTCAAGACGCACTACAAGAGGTTAGAAGAGCATTATTAGAAGCCGACGTAAACTTTCAGGTTGTCAAAAGTTTTGTGGCGGAGGTGGAAAAAAACGCCCTTGGTGCCGAAGTAATTTCAGGAGTTAACCCCCAACAGCAGTTCATCAAAATTGTTTACGATGAGTTAGTGAAGGTGATGGGAGAAAGTAATGTCCCCCTTGCCAAGGCAGAAAAAGCCCCCACCGTTATCCTTATGGCAGGGCTGCAGGGTACGGGTAAAACCACGGCCACTGCTAAACTTGCCCTCTATCTTCAGAAGCAAAAACGCTCCTGCTTAATGGTCGCCACAGACGTATATCGCCCTGCGGCCATCGACCAGTTGATTACCCTAGGGGAACAGATAAAAATTCCCGTATTCGAGCTTGGAAGCGATGCTAACCCTGTGGAAATTGCTCGTCAGGGGGTAGTAAGCGCCCAAGAGCAGGGCATCGATACGGTGATTATCGATACGGCAGGACGATTGCAAATTGATCAGGAAATGATGGGGGAGTTATCTCAAATCAAATCCACGGTTAATCCTGATGAAGTCTTGTTGGTGGTAGATGCCATGACAGGGCAAGAAGCGGCAAATTTGACCCGTACTTTCCACGAGGAAATCGGCATTACTGGAGCGATTCTCACGAAGATGGATGGGGATAGTCGAGGGGGTGCAGCTCTTTCGGTAAGGACTATTTCTGGAAAACCCATTAAATTTATCGGGGTTGGGGAGAAGGTAGAAGCCTTAGAACCTTTTTATCCCGATCGCATGGCTTCCCGTATCCTTAATATGGGTGACATCGTCAGCTTGGTGGAAAAAGCTCAAGAGGAGCTTGACATCGGCGATGTGGAAAAAATGCAACGCAAGATGATGGAGGCGAAGTTTGATTTTAATGACTTTCTCAAACAAATGCGTCTGCTCAAAAATATGGGTTCTTTTGCAGGGGTGATGAAATTAATCCCTGGGATGAACAAAATCGGGGCAGGGGCTTTGGAAAAAGGAGAGAGCCAATTAAAAATTACTGAGTCGATCATTAATTCTATGACCAAGCAGGAAAGGGAAAACCCTGAACTCTTGGCAAAATCCCCCAGTCGTCGTCGTCGTATTGCCCAAGGTTCTGGACATCAGGAAAAGGAAGTTTCTCGATTGATTAGTGATTTTACTAGGATGCGCTCGATGATGCAGCAAATGACCACGGGGGGAGGTTTCCCTGGTATGCCCGGTATGGGTGGTATGCCCGGTATGGGCGGTTTGGGGGGAATGTTTGGCGGAAATGCCCCTATGCCGGGTTCCCGTGCCAAAGGCGGCGGTAAACCCAAGAAGAAAAAGAAAAAGCGCGGTTTTGCCGATTTGTAA
- a CDS encoding glycosyl transferase family 2 (PFAM: Glycosyl transferase family 2~COGs: COG1215 Glycosyltransferase probably involved in cell wall biogenesis~InterPro IPR001173~KEGG: cyt:cce_3237 glycosyl transferase family protein~PFAM: glycosyl transferase family 2~SPTR: Glycosyl transferase, family 2) — translation MPDKKNPEIDPIPSLLAEFSDPEMEEEEFRNDFFQGLSGRRKKAAFALTLIWGVTIGLHLIPWNIGIIAFLGLLIVFQTFRLVFSNPQDNNLPAFSDMKTLPSVSLLVSAKNEEAVIKKLVTMLLNIDYPRHLYELWIVDDNSGDRTGKILDGLAQEYAQLNVIHRDGLAKGGKSGALNLAFSQCKGDIIGVFDADAVIPENLLQKVVPLFVRENIGAVQVRKAISNARENFWTRGQWVEMSLDSYFQKQRINCGGIGELRGNGQFVRRDALNSCGGWNEETITDDLDLTIRLHLDNWDIDILEYPPVGEEGVKSAIALWHQRSRWAEGGYQRYFDYWRFILSNRLGWRKKFDLIFFFVVQYIFPTAAIPDLVMVLTRHRLPLVAPLSSLTLFLAFWGMYTGLKRSQNKPSSFTIGEHLTIIAQSFLGMIYMVHWFIVMPLTTARMSVRQKRLKWVKTVHEGDADENLELAS, via the coding sequence ATGCCAGACAAGAAAAACCCAGAAATTGACCCTATTCCCTCATTGTTAGCGGAATTTAGTGATCCTGAAATGGAAGAAGAAGAGTTTAGAAATGATTTCTTTCAGGGGTTGTCAGGTAGAAGAAAAAAGGCTGCTTTTGCTTTGACTCTTATTTGGGGTGTAACCATTGGTTTACACCTTATTCCTTGGAATATTGGCATCATTGCATTTTTAGGATTATTGATTGTTTTTCAAACTTTTAGATTAGTTTTTAGCAATCCTCAAGATAATAATCTTCCTGCTTTTTCTGATATGAAGACTTTGCCTTCTGTCTCTTTATTGGTGTCTGCCAAAAATGAGGAGGCGGTGATTAAAAAGTTGGTGACGATGTTACTTAATATTGATTATCCCCGTCATTTATATGAATTATGGATTGTGGATGATAATAGTGGCGATCGCACTGGTAAAATATTAGACGGGTTAGCTCAAGAATATGCCCAATTAAACGTTATCCACCGAGATGGATTAGCGAAGGGAGGAAAATCGGGAGCCTTGAATCTTGCTTTTTCTCAATGTAAGGGGGATATTATCGGTGTATTTGATGCCGATGCGGTGATTCCTGAGAATTTATTACAAAAAGTGGTTCCCCTCTTTGTGAGGGAAAACATAGGTGCTGTGCAGGTGAGAAAAGCCATCTCCAATGCTCGGGAAAATTTTTGGACTAGGGGGCAATGGGTGGAAATGTCTCTGGACAGTTATTTTCAAAAGCAAAGAATTAATTGCGGCGGCATTGGGGAATTAAGGGGTAATGGGCAGTTTGTGCGCCGTGATGCTCTCAATAGTTGTGGTGGTTGGAATGAAGAAACTATCACCGATGACCTTGATCTTACCATCCGTCTACACCTTGATAATTGGGATATTGACATTTTAGAATATCCCCCCGTGGGTGAAGAAGGGGTAAAAAGTGCGATCGCCCTTTGGCACCAGAGAAGCCGTTGGGCAGAGGGTGGTTATCAACGCTATTTCGATTATTGGCGTTTTATCCTCAGTAACCGCCTTGGGTGGCGCAAAAAATTCGACCTCATTTTCTTTTTTGTGGTGCAATATATCTTCCCTACCGCCGCCATTCCTGACCTCGTAATGGTATTGACACGCCATCGTTTACCCTTGGTTGCCCCCCTTAGTAGTCTTACCCTCTTTCTTGCCTTTTGGGGAATGTACACGGGCTTAAAACGTAGTCAAAATAAACCATCATCATTCACCATCGGTGAACACCTTACCATCATTGCCCAAAGTTTCTTAGGTATGATTTATATGGTGCATTGGTTTATCGTCATGCCCCTGACCACAGCGAGAATGTCTGTGCGTCAAAAACGCCTCAAATGGGTTAAAACTGTGCACGAAGGCGATGCCGACGAGAATCTCGAATTAGCATCCTAG